The genomic region CGGGGACGCCATGTGCAAGCTGCAGAGGTTCATCTTCCACGTGAACCTGTACGGCAGCATCCTGTTCCTCACCTGCATCAGCGCGCACCGCTACAGCGGCGTGGTGTACCCGCTCAAGTCCCTGGGCAGGCTCAAGAAGAAGAACGCCGTGTACGTCAGCGTGCTGGTGTGGCTCATCGTGGCGGGGGGCATCTCCCCCATCCTGTTCTACTCGGGCACCGGGGTCCGGAAAAACAAAACCGTCACCTGCTACGACACCACCTCGGACGAGTACCTGCGGAGTTACTTCGTCTACAGCATGTGCACGACGGTGGCCATGTTTTGCGTCCCCTTGGTGCTGATCCTGGGCTGTTACGGACTGATTGTGAGAGCCTTGATTTACAAAGACCTGGACAACTCGCCTCTGAGGAGGAAGTCCATTTACCTGGTGATTATTGTGCTGACTGTTTTTGCTGTGTCTTACATCCCTTTCCATGTGATGAAAACAATGAATTTGAGGGCCCGGCTGGATTTTCAGACCCCAGAAATGTGTGATTTCAATGACAGGGTTTATGCCACTTATCAGGTGACGAGAGGTCTAGCAAGCCTCAACAGTTGTGTGGACCCCATTCTCTATTTCTTGGCAGGAGACACTTTCAGAAGGAGACTCTCCCGAGCCACCAGGAAAGCTTCCAGAAGAAGTGAAGCACACTTGCAATCCAAGAGTGAAGACATGACCCTCAATATTTTATCCGAGTTCAAGCAGAACGGAGATACAAGCTTGTGAGGACGCAGGAATCCCCAGACACCCGCTTTGTAACATGGTAGGATGCTTAACAGAGCCAcgtggtttttttccctttaagtttCTAGTAAGTTTGGTGAAAATTCAAACCAAGAAAGtagtgagtttaaaaaaaaaaaagaaatgctcacGCCCACGCTTGGCTTGTTTGGGTTTGCTTTCAAGGCCTGCCTTCTTTCTAACCAGAAgtatgtataataaaataatactgtCCTAGTTAAACATTTActtcttttctgcctttaaaaTCGACACACTTTTCTATTTAAAGTGCACAGGAATATTGGAGCTATTTTGATATTAATAATTTCTCCAAGGAAACTGACAACCTGAAACTTGATTTTGTGATTCATCtaatctttgttgtttttaattatcCATGGTAGGAACAAATTGAAAGTCCACATTCTCAAGGTTAACATAGGATGGCAAAACACTGAACTAGGTCTGTTCAGTATCAGATGGAAAGACCTCAGCGGGGTGTCTTTTTTGGTCCTATAAGCATAGGTGCTAGCTGGCTGAGTTTCTTGGGAGaattgaatagaaaaataaagtcagtgaATTTAAAAGCCTAAAAAGTGGTTATTGCTCAGTTATTTCTAGAAAACTACTCACTGTATGTTGGGTGCTAAATGTTTGATGATGGAAGCCTGCGTATATTATCTTACCAGTAAAATGCATTCAACGTAATCAAACTGCGTGTACTTTCCTCGTAAACACCACGGGCTCTGTTAGACTTCCTGTGATAACGAGCATCTGCTGGTCCCACTGCTGTGCAGGCCTTAGGAGTTTGCGTTCCAGTACAAATGCTCACTCACATctgtgaaaacaatttaaaaatctccGATAAACTACAGACCAAAGTGGAGGAACTGTTAGCAGGTTGAGGGATGTGGGGCAAGAGGGTAGTGTTATATCAGAGGGGGAGAGGTGACAGTCACCCACAGTGCAGTGCCTGCAACCATGTTCTCAAATGTATGAGGCAAGTGGGAGCAGGTAGAAGGCATTGTTAGATGAGGACTTCAGTGTAAATTAAGTCATGGTGGAAAGGCTCTTTTTTGCTTCTTGGAAACGTTGGAAAATAGTGAATGCAATTTGAAAAGAAGGCGGCAGAATTTATATATGTTGTGTTGATAGAATGGGAAGCTATAGTCCTTTACTGGATCTTGCATCCTCACACTTAAAGAAAAAACTCCAAATATATGGGAAAGGGAAATATGAAGAATGAAATTTAAGCACTTAAGGTACCACAGCACTGAGAAATAAGTTGTACAAACTACTAGTCACACTCCTAGTAATTTAAGAGAAGACTACTGgtgttttcttctacattttttctCTGCCAGGCAGTAATGAGAAATATGTGAAACATTTCGTTAACTTTAATAACAGTTTTCAATGAATATTGAATTGCTGCATTTTTAACCTTTGAAATCTTTAAATTCTGTATAATGTAGAATAATGAGGTGAGTTAATCCAATTTATAACTCCAAACAGATAAATCCAGGGTCAAAGGAATTTTTAATGGTGAAACCAGCCCCATAAAGTCAACATCAGACTCTGCAGCCGATGGTGGAGCAGCTTGTTTGGAAGCACTTCATAAGTAAAGCGGTTTGGGGCTGTGTCTTAAGGCAAGGACCTTAGCGCCCTGTGGGACGTGGTGACAGGAATGTCAGGGCTTATTTCAGGTCTTGGAATGCCTGGGTGGACTGAGGATTCATGGGACCCTCGGTTTCTTCTTCGAGTGGCTCAGTTTATCCAGTGTCAGACCACCAAGAACAATGAAGAAAAGCTGTGTTTAGCTTCTTTTTTACAGGTTGAGTGTTGATGCACAGAGTTATAGAAACCAAGTCAAGAAGAAACCTTTTAGATGTCCTACTTACACCTCCTCATTTTGAGGAAAGACAAGGTTAGCTAGATTCTCACTTGGTTAGGGTCCTACAGCATTGTCTGCTATGAAATCCTAGAAGAAAAAGTCTAAAATATGTCATTACTTTGTTGTCCCTGTCGAGTATCCTGTTGAGTGAGACAAGATAGATATCACTAAATTGACCAACATGGAAATTTCAAAGTCTGGACCAGCCTTGACTCGAACGCCAGTGGTACACATTTCTATCATATTTCCTCACCATTTActttagttttcttccttttaggTCTCAGATGCCCAGCCTGATTTACAGTATGTGTTAAGTACATTGTTTCAGCCTCCAGAGAACTTTCTTTTGGAGTGTGGACGCAGTGAGGAGGTGGACAGTCACTAGAGATGCCCTTTTACTCCTGGGCATGCTTTTGTCCAGGGTGTTTCTTCTTTAGCTTCATATATGACGTAGTGGACAATGACATGCGATTGCATGCCAAATAGTGACAAGGATGATCTTGCCAACTTCCAGGCAAAAAGCGGTCTCGGGGAAGAGTCCATACTAACAGTGAAAATACACAGAGGGATCCAGACGGAGCAGTGATCTGTTGGCTGGATATCTGATTCATGGCATATGATGATTGAGGAGGTATTTTAATAGTAAAGGTTGAAATGTGTTGGCGTTTTGATGAAAGATCTGCTAAAATTATAGAACTTACCAGTTAACTAAATTTCACACTGCAAAACTGTTTTAGTGCCAAGTTCAAGGTGTTTTGTGACTCGCAGATTGGCATCTTTGACTCTCTGAACGTCAGTGTGTGTTTGCATTGAAATGGTAAAAAGACAAACTAAGAAGAGTTGCTGCATGAGAAGAGGAGTCAGAGGTAACACCTTGAGGCGCCACTCGGCCAGCTGTGGAACTCTTGACCCTTTCAAGGCCACTCTTCGTGGATTAAAAAGGTTGGCTGACATCCATCTGTCGGGGCCTAGGGGACATGCCAAAGAGTTAAAACCACACCCAGCCAGAGGTGCGTGGGGTCTGCCCCGGTGCTTTCCCGGACTCCTCAGTGCCAGTCCTAACTAAAAAGGTTTCGAGTTCACCACCTGTGACGTGGACATAAGAGCTGTAAGTTTCCTCAGTCTGCTGGGCAGTGCGCTCACCTGTCCCTGGATAAAGAAATGTCAGTGCTTGTAGCAGCTGGAATTGGACTAGTGACAATAAGATGTGTAACTAGTTAGAGGTCTATGGAACCTTTAACTTTGCTGGTCAAATTGTAGCTATCATAACAGTATTTATTGAGGAAGCTCACAGTTCTTCAGTTGTACAGATTGAAACTTTCTTGAAAGATCCAACATACTGATGTAAACTATATTTATTACAATGTATAATATATGTCACACTGGTGTATTTTACATAGCATGATGCATCGGTAAAATGAGAGTTATTGTATTTTATGATGCTTTTCAAATATCACCATCTTGAGATGTTTAAGTCTTCAGATTTCTTTGGGTCTAAAACATGAAAATCTGTTTTGTGACACAAGTGATTAACtttctctagaaatgcttctgcatgtttatgtttttatttaggGTTCTTCCTATATACACACAGTTTGGTGTTAGACTATCATAAGATCAATAGTAAATACAAAATATCTTAGCCAGACTGAGTCTGTATTGTCTACATTTTATATGATACTATAGAAAATTTATATCATCTTTTTAGGACGTTTAGAATTGTGCCCCCAAATGTGGTCAGAGATTCCATTTCCTAATGCAAAAGGCTTGTCCTAAATTTACGGTAGATCTCTTACGGTTTAGAAGTCTGGTGGGATGGGCATTATCGATACAACATTAGTTTAAGGAAAAActctggggagatggggagagagtcATCAGTTACTGTGCTCAGCTTTGCCTcagtttttgtgttgtgtttcttCTTAAGGTGAAATAGTACGATCTTAATTTCTTTGACATGGAGTTTCTAAGTAACACACTACCAGCAAGTTCAACACTGCTGTTCATTTTAATCTGATTTATTTGTTCAGTTGATGACTTTAATTCCAAGTTTTATAGTGATAACTGTATATTATTTGGCTGCTGAATTCTGTTACaattttttattctgttgtaCATTGTATTATACATATCATTCAAAATTAATATGAAGGGAAATGTATgttacatatcaaaatttgtgaatTTGAATCCAGTATGTTTTAGTGCTTCtgcaaaaatgtttatttttgtattatctgTGATTTTAATATAGATAATTGAACTAGATTTCGTTGTGATTAATCGTGCCATTGAATGGGCGGTATGGAAACAGTGTTACTTGACATTTTGAGCTTTCTCAGGTTTATCTAAATCAGTGGTAGCTTAACAAATTCCAGACTAATTGTGTGTAACCATGTTTTAGATAGAAAGAATGCACATCTCCTCTAAGTTTTGCATGCAGGAGTGTAGGATGTCATGTGCGTgcgtggctgtgtgtgtgtgtgtctaaggcATGGCAGCCAACTTTGTATCTGctattaataataacagcagaGCTTTGATGCAATCTTGGTCACTAGAGTTGTACCTACCATAGacaattaaaactgaaaaagtctcaataaaactATGAAATGGGGTCTGATGGCTTCTGTGTTATTGCAGTATTAATACTTACGAGTTTCCCCGAATTTTGATGCTCACTATTATACCAAGCTGGCAAATACTGTAGGATGTATGGAAGTAACACAGGCATTCTTGAGGTGCAGGCTGGAACGTAAGAAGTGAAGTGTTAAAGAAAGAACCTGGTGCAAGATAATTTAAGGTTGTCCTTATTCCATATTTAATCATTAGTAGGAATATGAACtaattatttgaggaaaataTGGAATGCAGCCTTAATACATATTTCTCATACTAGTGTTCTGTCTTTAAAATGTTAGCTGTCATCTTTCTCCTCTAATTTATCCATGGAGGTAATCAGACTAATAATCCTTTGTGGGTTTTGTTCATCTATCAGCCTGCATTGCTTGGTTCTCTcaagtttattaaaatatacattgcTGGTGCTGTGCAGTGAAAAAGTATATGTGGAGGGCCAGcccggttgcctagtggttaagtctggcacactccacttcagcagcctgggttcgttcccaggtgtggacccaaaccactcgtcagccatgctgtggtgacccacatacaaaagagaggaaaattggccACCAATGTTAACTTAGGGCAAATtgtcctaaagcaaaaagaggaggattggcaacagatgttagctcagggtgcatcttcttcagctaaaaaaaaaaggtgtaggTGGAGTGGGAGAATGCTTAAAATGTCACCTTTTTGTCCTGGGTGGAGAAGGTAAGCACAGTGGTCTTGGCTGGGTTTTCTGGTTGTCTGCAGACACGGGGTCCCTGCCACAGAATCCTGTGGGCGGACACATGCAAATCTCTTGCAGCCCTTAAGATATGTGCCACTCAGATTTTACTCCTTAATTAGGTGTGCTCTCCAGACTTCACGGCTTGAGAATCCTCACTTGTTAACATTGGCTTTGATAGAGTTgtgtgggtgtgggggtgtgtaTGTTTATTTAGTACATACATCCAGATTATGCAGATAACTATCTTTCTGATTCAAGAAGAGTTTAAAGCTTTGAGCACGTTGTGAGCTTCAAAATCGCTTTGGGGTTAGAGTCGGAGAAGCCTCTCTCTGCACAAGTAAATGTACTGCATCGAAATTCTTTTATACTCTATTTTCAGGGGGTTTAGAACTTTGCCCCCAAATATGATCGGAATTTCCATTTCCAAATGCAAAAAGCTTGTCCTAAATTCAAAGTAGATCTATTATGGTTTAGAAGTCTAGTCGATGGGACATTAAAGACATAAGAGATGTCACTAGAAATCCATGTTAATGTTAATGCTGTGCTTACTTGCTTTAACCGGACAAGGTTGTATTGCTTTGGGGTGGACCCTGGGGACTGACATCCCCAGCTAGCAGGGTTCTGGGACCAACGGTCCAAACAACAGCTGTGGATGGAGTCAGGCCCCTGGGCTGAGTGGCTGACACCGCTGCAGCCCCTTGGAAATGGGCCTGGGAAGGGGTAGGGGAGGGGAGGCGTGTGCGGGCAGTCAGTCCTGCACAGAGGGGAGAAACGCACTGCCTTTCCTGAGTACCTGAGAGGGGAAGTCACCACAGGGAGCCGGAAAAGCCCAGAGATAGATCGGAATAGAAAGAGGCCTTGGAGACATCCAGCCCCATCACCTGGGTTTGCTCCTGAGAGTAGTTTTCATGTTTGGAGGTGAACTAGCAGGGGACTCAGGGTTCTCACTTCTCCTGCAACATTCCTCCCACATCCCAGAGCTCTGCAGCCTGTGGCTCTGTGTCCATTAGTGGGTCAGGAAATCAGTACAGTGGGTTATGATCAGCACTCTAACAAAATGAGAGAGAACAGATCAGAGTCCATCACTCAGAGAGTAAGGCGTTGTGATTTTAGTTTCAGACAcacgctctcacacacacacacacgcaacacATATATTTACAGGTACTTGTGTCCTGGGTTGCAGTGGACATTTGATTTCTTACTGAGGACCTGGTCAAAAAAGTTCAAAACTAGCACTATTCTACTCAGCAAAAGGCGGCATGGAGTTATAGGAATAGGGGATGAGAGATGGTTTTCcagaactatttttaaataaacacaaagatGCTTGGCTGTTAATTTTGTGACAAAATTAACATGCAtccctcctttttttaaatgttattttcttctgacaATTACATTCAGAATTCCCAAGGAAATTGTTAAGGCAGCATTTAGCCTACATCTAAGGATAGCTATTTGCAGTTAAAGGTAGTATAATTGAAACTCAGGTTTACGTAAACTTTGATAGCTTAACTCCACATTGTTCCCTCTATTTTAAAGAGTTAACAGCAAAACGGAAAATGTCCACTATGTTTAAGAGCATCAGCTTTGCAGTCAAAATGCCTTAGGTTTCAACCCACCTCTGCCACTTGCTACTTGTGTACCCTGAGAAGTTACTTAAACCCTGTAACTGTGTGTTCCTCAGccataaaatgggcataacaaTTGGCAGCTCATGGcatgttgggagaattaaatgaaataaaatatgcaaagcacCTATTGCAAAATACGCATTCGACAAATGGTAGGTGTGCCATTCTGGAGGCTGCGAAGGGTTTGCCATTCCACATGCtgttttgctgttgttagtgtCGTCTCTGTATCTGTtaatacaaatattaatatttctgtTGTCTTCCTTCCTGCCATGGAGGCTTTGTGGGTCTCTTAGAAATTCACGTTGTGGGTTCGAGAGTGGGTCTCTTAGAAATTCTCGGTGTAGGTTTGAGTGCACTTAATTTTGTTCCTTTGGACACTCCAGTGAATATCTGAGGTCAGATAATAAGCAAGTACTCAACTTTCTGACGCTTTGCACTGTGATATTCACTGTGTGGGACAAAGACATATAAGGCTAAGTGTGTCCAGCTAAAAATACATCCACAAGAAGGGTCTGCTGACTGCTTAGTAGGCGCCCCCTCAGGTTCCTGGTCTGTTTTCAGCCACCACAATCCAGAGGCTGGTCTTCGGTTTTGCAGATCCAGAAACTCGATCGCAGCAGATCACGTCGAGTTCACCAGCTTGGGGCACTGAGTCACACCCAGCAAACTGACGAGAGAATCATTTACCAACTAGAACGACACTTCATGAGTATATAATGGCCGTATCCCGGTCACAATAACAGACGTCTGCCTCTTTGTTCAATCTAATTACGAATCAGAAGGTTGCCTACAGAGCTTAAAATAAGAGCAAAGAGGTGATATTCTTGAAAGACGTTTCCAGTAAGatagaggagctgaaagaattgCCTGTCCTTGGAGATATTGGTCATGATAATCAGCATCCATCCCGTACTTGGAAAAATTCTGCCTGCCTGGGACAGCTCAGCAGCACATAGATTGAAAATTTTGCActtgcttattttctttaaaaatcaatcacCACCATTATTACTTCTTTGCTTGCAAATTACGTTTTAGTAATGTCTCCCAATGGTGGGTGTGGGAGGAGGGTGGTGATGGAGAAGGCTGCAGTGCTTGCTAAGTTGGAGAGCCTTAGAAGACATCCAGTTGGAAAGATGCAATGTGTCAGTCATCACAAATGCCATTCCAGAGTTCAGGACAGAGGTGTGGCAAGAGATGCAGGTTTGGGAATTGTCCGTGTGCAAATGATAGCTGTAACCAAGGAAGTAGGTACAGTCACTCAGGGAGTATGTGCAGACACTGAAGAAAAAGGGCAGGCAAGGGAGGAGAGCGAGCCAGAAATAGCACCAACACTGGTGGGATGGATGGGCAGGAAGAATTGGAGTCAGCAAAGATCCCCCACAGCCTCTTGAAGAAATCAGCCTCGGAAGAGTTCCAGGGAAGAGGTGAATCTGTGTCACTTGTTACAGAAAGGACCATAAAGAGTCTGCTGGATTTGGAAATTGGAAAGCCTTGGTGTTTGATTGAGAGCACTTttaaaccataaaaataataatgattattgaTCACTGAAGAAGTGTTTTGGTGATAATATTGAGGAAAATATGTTAGTGGTTTGATGAGAAGACTGagattagaaagagaaaaaggtatAAAGAGAGATTGCTTGATAATTGCAGAGGAAACCAGGTCCCTGGGGAAACTGGAGTAGAACTGGATGATATCAGCAGAACAAGGGGAGGGGACAGTCTAGGGAAGGAGTGGCTGTGGTTTTGAGGATGACTGGTGGTGAAGACCATCACAGTAGAGAGCCTAATTGGGGGGTTGGATACTGGATGGCTCACTGAGTAACAGGAAGACTGTTGGAGCTGTGGAGGAAACTGATTTGAAGGTTGGTGAACAGGAACACTGAGAAACGGAGCAGCCAGCAAGAATTAGTTGGCATCACTCTCAAAAGAGATATTTACATGGCGGTGGGGAGCCTGTCCCTCTTCTGATGAGTCAGGGTAGCGTGATAGGAGAAATGGCATCTACTGGGAAAAAGACTGAGTGAAATGTTTTACGGGGAGTTGTCAGCAGGTGTTGGTAAGGGAAGGTTGAGAGAAGTTTCCTTTGGAAAGAGTGTGTCTCCAGAAAACACAGCAAAAGGTGGTCAATAGAGGGTggaagtgggaggagagggaaagaactggaaggagaagaaaagtttGGTGACAAGGAAACTCGTCCCAGGGATGTTGTACTAGATCATGAGGATAAAAGAGGCAAGCTGTAGAAAGATCCCAGGATGGAAAGAACCAACATTTCCATAAGAACTTTGGAGATAAGTTTCCTCATAGTCCAGACAGACCGTCTGTCCTTGGATGGATGGAATCAGGGAGAGGAGAATAGATGGGCTTTAGGCAGTGATCGAGAGTTCATGTGGTGGCTTCAAAACTTGGCTGCAAATTCGTTGGCATTTTTCCCATTAAGAATTTGGGTCTATGGTCCATTCCCTTGAATCTGAGGGGGTTTGTGATTGTtttgaccaacagaatatggcGGGAGTGACACACTGTGACTGCTACGACCAGGTCATAAAAACCTGCTCTTTGTGGTGTGGAGCTCTGAGTTAACATATGAGAAGCTGACCACCTCGAAGCCACATGCTGGAAAGGCCACGTGGAGAGAGTGCTTGGTAACACCCTGAAaagaggggtgtgtgtgagagagagagagacaactaGAGAGCCTCCAGCCACTCAGTCACACCAGTCCGGGCACCAGACACGTGCAAAAGCAGACTTAGATCCAAATGCCAGCCATTCGAGTCCCTCCCAGCTGCATGAGTCTCGGACATCATGGAGCAAAGACCAGCCATCTTTGCTGAGATGTGTGTGAAAACCTGAGCCATAAAATctatgaggaaaatgaaattgtGTTTATTTATGAGGTTagggtagtttgttacacagaaatagataacAGGAACAGCCTAGGACAGACTGTAATGGGGGCTGCTGAGGTGTGTTCTCTGTCATGGTTACTGCTCTTTGTGTGCCCAGGTGGGTGTGGCCGGGGGGGGTGTGGCGGAGGTTGTGGTGGGACTGGGTTAGGAATATGTGGTGTATCCCCAACCACGGATGGTATCCACTTACACGCAGAGGAACAGAGTGCCGGGTGGTTGCTCAGGATTGGTCAAAGTGAGGGCCTAATTGTGGCTAAATATTTCTATAATTATAACCCCTGCCTCCAAGACAGTGCCGAAGATCTAAAAGGCACTTAAATTGGCACAAAAAATTCACAAATGGAGAATAGTTAAGAGGTAAATTGTATCAAGAAGCTGCGAATGTAGAAGGATTTCACAGAGAAGAGAATTGTGGTTGAACAGGAATAGACTGAAGAAAGCACATTCATGGAGGCAATTATTATAAGTCTGGGTTAAAAGTTAAATAGAATTTCATAttcaggaggaagaagggaaagtaTGCCAGGCTCACTTTTTATTTGGAGGTGGaggtttgaagaaaaaaaatgagcaaagtcaGTGGATTGGAAAAGGATGGACTCtgggagaaaaaagggagaaacagatTCGCTGTGGCTCAGGAGGTGAGAGAAACTAAGGTTAACTGGGCAGAATGAAACCGCAATTGAGAGAGCAAGCAAAGAGGCTTGCGTTTAGTGTAGTCAGTGATAGAAAGCCATGAAAAGTTTTAAGTCAGGGAAATGAAATTATAGAGAATCTGGCAAGGGAGGCAGAGACCTGTGAAGATGGTTTTTCTCTAAGCAAGACTTTCAAGGAGTAGTGGTGACTGCAGAGTAAGGAGGCAGAGATCTAACATGTTTTGCGGGAAGAAATGATCAGCTGTGGGGTCTGAGTAcaatggaggagagaaaaggaaaagtcaagaTGACCAGGGTTCCCTCTGGAGAATCAGGAATAATAGTAGTGATTCTGAAAGAATCAGGAAGGGAAGAGGCGAGTACAAACGAGCATGAAGATCGTGTGTATGACTCGAGGCCCCTCTGCAAGAACTGTtactctgtttcctcttctagaCCTCAGCTTAATTTTTATGAACTTCTCTTCTGCTAATATGGCAGAAATTTAATTTCACTTTGTTCAGTTCCCGCCCCCCGCCTTCTCCTTGAAGTTGTGACTTAAATCCATAAAGGACTTACTTGTTGAATGGAGGCCTCTGGTCCACATCATTGTCTCTCAACACCGGCAGCTCTGGGCGGATACCATGCCCTTTCTGAGATAACAGCGTCTTAGTGCTGTGAGATCTCCCGGGCCATCCCTTTAGATATACCACAAAGTGATTTCTGTTCAGGGATTTTTCTGCCTCCcaggaaaatgtaaaaagagaGAATCTTGGAACATCAAAAAAGAAGGACACAGTAAGCAAGGGTATGGGAAGGGgtagattttccttctttcaagttttctaaATCATATTTGATGCTtgaagcaaaaactataaaactgtttgATTTGGTTCTAAATgtacacagagaaaatatttaagttaATTACTTTATAAATGGGGGAGGGTAAAGGGACATAGAGGGAGGTAAGTTTTCTAGATTTCACTTGAACTGGCAAAATGATGGCAACAGTATACAGGAAAAGTTATGTCCATATAATGGAATAGCTAGAGCTACAACGAAAAGTAGTTATACAAAGCGATACACTCAAAAATAGTATAGATAAAACAAAATGGGATTCCAAAAACTATTCAAGCAACCCacagaaaggcaggaaaaagaaaacagaaacaaaaaacagagagaataagTAGAAATGATAGACTTAAACCCTAACATTAAACCTGATACATTTAATGTAACTTAAACCCTGATACGTGTAAtgtatcagtaattacattaaatgtaaatctAAATATACCAAGTAAAACACACAGATTGGCAGACTGGATCTGAAACCATGACCCAGCTTTATTCTGTCTATAAGAAGCTCACTTCAAGTAGAACAAAATAGGCAGagtgaaagtgaaagaatgaagaCAGATATATCATATGAACACTAAGTGAAAGAACACAGGAGTAGCTATGCTGATAGAAGGTAAAGTACACttcagaacaaataaaaatagcagaGGCAGCAAGAGATATTGTATAACTATACAAgggtcaatccaccaagaagtTGTAGCAATCttaaatatgtatgcaccaaaaaacagaactgaaaacacGTGAAGCAAAAAACTGGTAgaaccaaaaggagaaatagacaaagccACAAAtgtagttggagacttcaacattccTCTTTCCAGGATTGATAAAATTATCAGAGAGAAGATCAGCAAGGATGTAGAACTCAACGGTGTGATCAACCAAGAGGGTCCAGTTGAcgtttatagaacactccacccaacaaagCACAACACACACTCTTTTCAAGTGCTCACGTCCTGGGCCacagaacaaagctcaaaaaaaatttaaaagaattgacaTCATATAGaatgtgttctctgaccacaatgaactcaaactagaaatcaattagagaaagataacaggaaaatatcCATGtacttggaaactaaacaacacacatAAATAATCTGTGGGTCAgagaggaagtctcaagggaaataaaaatagattgaactgaattaaaatgaaaatgcaacatatcaaaatttgtggaacaca from Equus caballus isolate H_3958 breed thoroughbred chromosome 16, TB-T2T, whole genome shotgun sequence harbors:
- the P2RY1 gene encoding P2Y purinoceptor 1 isoform X2; this encodes MTEVLWPAVPNGTDAAFLGGPGSPWSNSTVASTAAVAATSFRCALTKTGFQFYYLPAVYIVVFIIGFLGNSVAIWMFVFHMKPWSGISVYMFNLALADFLYVLTLPALIFYYFNKTDWIFGDAMCKLQRFIFHVNLYGSILFLTCISAHRYSGVVYPLKSLGRLKKKNAVYVSVLVWLIVAGGISPILFYSGTGVRKNKTVTCYDTTSDEYLRSYFVYSMCTTVAMFCVPLVLILGCYGLIVRALIYKDLDNSPLRRKSIYLETLSEGDSPEPPGKLPEEVKHTCNPRVKT
- the P2RY1 gene encoding P2Y purinoceptor 1 isoform X1, whose protein sequence is MTEVLWPAVPNGTDAAFLGGPGSPWSNSTVASTAAVAATSFRCALTKTGFQFYYLPAVYIVVFIIGFLGNSVAIWMFVFHMKPWSGISVYMFNLALADFLYVLTLPALIFYYFNKTDWIFGDAMCKLQRFIFHVNLYGSILFLTCISAHRYSGVVYPLKSLGRLKKKNAVYVSVLVWLIVAGGISPILFYSGTGVRKNKTVTCYDTTSDEYLRSYFVYSMCTTVAMFCVPLVLILGCYGLIVRALIYKDLDNSPLRRKSIYLVIIVLTVFAVSYIPFHVMKTMNLRARLDFQTPEMCDFNDRVYATYQVTRGLASLNSCVDPILYFLAGDTFRRRLSRATRKASRRSEAHLQSKSEDMTLNILSEFKQNGDTSL